A segment of the Leptotrichia massiliensis genome:
GATGCTGGAGTCCCAGTTGTACCAGGAACAAAAGAACCTATTTATGATGTAGAATCTGGAATGAAAGCTGCTGAAAACATCGGCTACCCTGTTATGGTAAAGGCTTCTTCTGGTGGTGGCGGAAAAGGGATGCGTGTTGTAAAGGATAGAAACGGTTTTGAATTTTTATTTAATGTAGCTCAGCGGGAATCCATAAATGCGTTTGGTGACGATACTATGTACATTGAAAAATTTATAGAAGATCCAAGACATATAGAAATTCAAGTAATTGCTGATAATTTTGGGAATGTAGTGGCTCTTGGGGAAAGGGACTGCTCTGTTCAGAGAAATCATCAAAAATTAGTAGAAGAATCACCATCTCCTGCAATTTCTCCAGAAACTCGGGAAGCACTAAATAAATATGCTATTCTAGCAGCAAAAGCAGTAAATTACACAAATGCTGGAACCATAGAATTTATAATGGGAGCAGATGGTTCATATTACTTTATGGAAATGAATACACGAATTCAAGTAGAACACGGAGTTACTGAAATGGTGACAGGAACGGATTTGATAATTGAACAGATTAGAGTAGCAATGAATGAAAAATTAAGTTTCACACAGGAAGATATACAATTACGAGGGCATGCAATAGAATGCCGTATAAATGCAGAAATTCCTGAAAAAAACTTTATGCCAAGTCCAGGAAAAATAACAAACATACATTTACCAGATGGTAATGGAATAAGAGTTGACACTGCCATTTACACAGGCTATACAATACCAACTGAATATGATTCAATGATTGCTAAAATTATAGTTCACGCTCCAACTCGTGAAATGGCACTCCAAAAAATGCGTTCAGCACTAAATGAAACTGTTATTTTGGGTGTAGAAACTAACTTAGATTTTCAATATCAAATTATGAGAAACGAGGTTTTCTGTCAAGGAAAGGCAACTACAAGTTTTATTGAAAATGTATTGCTTTATTAAAAATTTAAATAAAAAATGAAAAGAGGTAAAATATGGCTTTTAAAGTGGATTTGAACTGTGATTTGGGAGAAAGTTTCGGTAATTATAAAATTGGAGGAGATGATAAGATTATTCCGCTTATTTCTAGTACTAATGTGGCTTGCGGATTTCATGCAGGAGATCCTGTCGTTATGAAAAAAACGATAGAAACTGCTAAAAAAAATAACATTGGAATAGGAGCTCATCCTGGATTTCTGGACTTAATGGGATTTGGACGACGTGAAATGAAAA
Coding sequences within it:
- the accC gene encoding acetyl-CoA carboxylase biotin carboxylase subunit, which gives rise to MIKKVLIANRGEIAVRIIRACRNMGILSVAIYSKEDKDSLHIKLADQSICIGEGPARNSYLNKESIITAALNVGADAIHPGYGFLSENSEFVKMCEENGINFIGPTAKVIDRMGNKSQARKTMMDAGVPVVPGTKEPIYDVESGMKAAENIGYPVMVKASSGGGGKGMRVVKDRNGFEFLFNVAQRESINAFGDDTMYIEKFIEDPRHIEIQVIADNFGNVVALGERDCSVQRNHQKLVEESPSPAISPETREALNKYAILAAKAVNYTNAGTIEFIMGADGSYYFMEMNTRIQVEHGVTEMVTGTDLIIEQIRVAMNEKLSFTQEDIQLRGHAIECRINAEIPEKNFMPSPGKITNIHLPDGNGIRVDTAIYTGYTIPTEYDSMIAKIIVHAPTREMALQKMRSALNETVILGVETNLDFQYQIMRNEVFCQGKATTSFIENVLLY